Proteins from one Ketobacter alkanivorans genomic window:
- a CDS encoding phosphate ABC transporter substrate-binding protein produces MTIKLKLARVLSTAGLMMAATFASAEVVVIVNANSSLNSASSGDIQQLFLGKRNDIGGVSATPVDQAEGNEARATFYEKVVDKTPSQLNAYWSRLIFTGKGKPPKQYFDDAEVLETVLEDDEAVGYIDSASVAEGVKVIYTAQ; encoded by the coding sequence ATGACTATAAAACTAAAACTCGCACGAGTACTGTCCACGGCTGGTTTGATGATGGCTGCAACCTTTGCTTCGGCTGAGGTGGTTGTAATTGTTAACGCCAATTCTTCTCTTAACAGCGCAAGCTCTGGTGATATTCAGCAATTGTTCCTGGGTAAGCGTAACGACATCGGTGGAGTATCTGCCACACCGGTAGATCAGGCTGAAGGTAACGAGGCCAGAGCGACGTTCTACGAAAAAGTGGTAGACAAAACGCCCTCGCAGTTGAACGCCTATTGGTCTCGATTGATCTTCACGGGTAAAGGTAAACCCCCCAAGCAGTACTTTGATGATGCTGAAGTACTGGAAACCGTATTGGAAGACGATGAAGCCGTTGGCTATATCGACTCTGCTTCGGTTGCTGAAGGTGTAAAAGTGATTTATACCGCGCAATAA
- a CDS encoding AraC family transcriptional regulator: MSSRSIPISQVLLLLEAAKRGGFSTELLLQECGIDVSALTDPDARVDKKAFIHLMLTVMRHTEDEFMGFGSGRVSKPGTFSMMAHAVINCATLEKAIRRGAKFYELFDYAIASRLLPVGDDACIQFVSRGEVMFRPHIMEAVVFLTLRFLSWLIGQQIVPKRINLDFDCFDDGEFSNQFPCQVHYAQSRCEIVLDSRYMSMPLVQNQLSLSKFLKASLEELMDGDIENASLNAQIRSIISKEFGNNFPDFSIVCEKLAMTPQTLRRRLKDENTSYQEIKDTIRKDASIFYLSKPELTIDEIALLMGFSEASSFHRAFKKWTGKTPSAYRQELLG, encoded by the coding sequence GTGAGTTCTAGATCCATCCCAATAAGTCAGGTGCTTTTGCTTCTTGAAGCCGCCAAGCGAGGAGGTTTCAGTACCGAGTTGTTGTTGCAGGAGTGTGGCATTGATGTGTCCGCGCTGACAGATCCTGACGCAAGAGTGGATAAAAAAGCGTTTATTCATCTGATGTTGACCGTAATGCGGCACACTGAGGATGAGTTCATGGGGTTCGGCTCTGGCCGCGTTTCAAAACCTGGCACCTTCAGTATGATGGCCCACGCCGTTATCAATTGCGCTACGCTTGAGAAAGCAATTCGTCGCGGTGCCAAGTTCTATGAGTTGTTTGATTATGCGATTGCCAGTCGCCTGCTGCCAGTCGGTGATGATGCTTGTATACAGTTTGTCTCGCGCGGTGAGGTGATGTTTCGGCCTCACATTATGGAGGCTGTGGTGTTTCTTACGTTGCGTTTTCTCAGTTGGCTGATTGGCCAACAGATCGTGCCAAAACGCATTAATCTGGATTTTGACTGTTTTGATGATGGTGAATTTTCCAATCAATTCCCCTGTCAGGTGCATTATGCCCAGTCGCGCTGTGAAATCGTGCTGGACAGTCGTTATATGTCCATGCCTCTGGTACAGAATCAGCTTTCTCTGAGCAAGTTTTTGAAAGCATCCTTAGAAGAGTTGATGGATGGTGATATTGAAAATGCCAGCCTGAACGCTCAGATTCGCAGTATCATCAGTAAGGAGTTCGGTAACAACTTCCCTGACTTCTCGATAGTGTGCGAGAAGTTGGCGATGACCCCGCAGACTTTGCGTCGCCGTTTGAAGGATGAAAACACCAGCTACCAGGAAATAAAAGATACGATCCGTAAGGATGCCTCCATCTTTTATTTATCCAAACCGGAATTGACCATTGATGAAATTGCGCTGTTAATGGGTTTTTCAGAGGCCAGTTCATTTCATCGCGCATTTAAGAAGTGGACGGGTAAAACGCCATCGGCCTATCGTCAAGAGTTGCTTGGCTGA
- a CDS encoding SirB2 family protein, producing MYIAFKHSHMMFAVISGLFFLVRGCWMLMDSGMLQKKWVKILPHVNDSLLLLCAIVLCVMSQQYPFEQSWLTVKVVALVAYIVLGVVALKRGKTKMIRAVAFAAALVAFVFTMSVARTHNPMGFLSLL from the coding sequence ATGTATATCGCTTTCAAGCACAGCCACATGATGTTCGCGGTGATCAGTGGTCTGTTCTTCCTGGTTCGCGGCTGCTGGATGTTAATGGATTCCGGCATGTTGCAAAAAAAGTGGGTAAAGATCTTACCTCATGTAAATGATAGCTTGTTGTTACTGTGTGCCATAGTGCTGTGTGTAATGTCGCAGCAGTACCCATTTGAGCAAAGCTGGTTGACGGTTAAGGTTGTTGCGTTGGTGGCCTATATCGTTTTGGGTGTGGTGGCACTGAAGCGTGGTAAAACCAAGATGATTCGGGCCGTGGCCTTTGCCGCTGCGTTGGTGGCTTTTGTGTTTACCATGTCGGTGGCGCGTACTCACAATCCAATGGGCTTTTTGTCGCTACTGTAA
- a CDS encoding acyl-CoA dehydrogenase family protein, giving the protein MSFDNRSIFEEEHKVFRDNFRRFCEEEVKPYQEKWIEQGIVDREIWEKAGENGFLAPKVDEEYGGLGLADFRYNQIMIEELAYVGESGFALSLHNDVIAPYISAYATDEQKQRWLPGICSGEIILAIAMTEPDTGSDLQAIKSRLEDKGDHYILNGSKTYISNGIISDLVIVAAKAPEGVTLVCVPRGAEGFNRGRNLKKMGMKSQDTAELFFENVVVPKTDVLGVPGQGFIYLMQKLAEERLVCAVGAIASSVYAFNETLKYVKERTAFGKPIGKFQNTRFRMAEMKTEITIGQVFIDNLVTKLNDGKLTPDEASMAKWWCTDLLNRVVDSGVQFHGGAGYMMEYPIARAYVDARITPIFAGTNEIMKEIIGRSLGL; this is encoded by the coding sequence ATGAGTTTTGACAACAGATCCATTTTCGAAGAAGAGCATAAGGTTTTTCGAGACAACTTCCGTCGCTTCTGTGAAGAAGAAGTAAAGCCTTACCAAGAAAAATGGATCGAGCAAGGTATCGTTGATCGTGAAATCTGGGAAAAGGCAGGCGAAAACGGCTTTCTTGCTCCCAAGGTAGACGAAGAATACGGCGGCTTGGGCCTGGCTGACTTCCGCTACAACCAAATCATGATCGAAGAGCTAGCCTATGTGGGCGAAAGTGGTTTCGCTCTCAGCCTGCATAACGATGTTATTGCGCCCTACATCAGCGCTTACGCCACCGATGAGCAGAAGCAGCGCTGGCTGCCAGGAATTTGCAGCGGTGAAATCATCCTGGCAATCGCCATGACCGAGCCTGATACCGGTAGCGACCTGCAAGCCATCAAATCGCGCCTGGAAGACAAAGGCGATCATTACATTCTGAATGGCTCCAAAACCTACATCAGTAACGGCATCATCTCTGATCTGGTGATCGTTGCCGCCAAAGCACCAGAAGGTGTCACCCTAGTGTGTGTTCCACGCGGAGCCGAAGGCTTCAATCGCGGTCGCAACCTGAAAAAAATGGGTATGAAATCTCAGGACACCGCAGAGCTGTTTTTTGAAAACGTAGTGGTACCTAAAACAGACGTACTGGGTGTTCCTGGTCAGGGCTTTATCTACCTGATGCAAAAACTGGCCGAAGAGCGACTGGTATGTGCAGTAGGTGCAATCGCCTCCTCCGTATACGCGTTCAACGAAACGCTCAAATACGTGAAAGAACGAACAGCTTTCGGCAAACCCATCGGCAAGTTCCAGAACACTCGCTTCCGCATGGCTGAAATGAAAACTGAAATCACCATCGGACAAGTATTTATAGACAACCTCGTCACCAAACTAAACGATGGCAAACTGACGCCAGACGAAGCCAGCATGGCTAAATGGTGGTGCACCGATCTACTGAATCGAGTCGTAGACAGCGGCGTGCAGTTCCACGGTGGCGCGGGATACATGATGGAATACCCCATTGCACGGGCCTATGTGGATGCACGCATTACCCCAATCTTTGCTGGCACCAACGAAATCATGAAAGAGATCATTGGCCGCAGCCTGGGGCTGTAA
- a CDS encoding DUF2804 domain-containing protein: MTLKKATYDKLIKPDGQPQYGRFNKPFAEINYRDFDYCNNMDKPASRLQKHFHYNQFHFLGIHSPDFTMACAIANVRYVANAFVYLFNHQSGELHQRSFIQPLGLRCKQSNQPFHGLSRFTKGDAQFEILGRSAPNRYDLSVKIGKSISIDATITAPDTLEPTALCTHTGYNGWAYTQKLNTLSVEGYIHWKQHTLALEQDRCLASSDWSCGYMRRETAWNWASISAFLPDQTRLGLNLACGVNETSFNENTLWINGTAHELESAVFEFDRKNRMAPWQITTRDRKVELTFVPEARHEEKVNAYLVASNFSQLPGRYYGTVQDRDCHTYKLDGVYGLAEDHYAKW; encoded by the coding sequence ATGACTCTAAAGAAAGCCACATACGATAAGTTGATTAAGCCCGATGGGCAACCGCAATATGGACGATTTAACAAACCTTTTGCAGAGATAAATTATCGCGACTTCGATTACTGCAACAATATGGATAAACCGGCCAGCAGGTTGCAAAAGCACTTCCACTACAACCAGTTTCATTTTCTCGGCATTCACAGCCCCGATTTTACAATGGCCTGCGCCATTGCCAACGTACGTTACGTCGCCAATGCCTTTGTTTACCTATTTAACCACCAAAGTGGCGAACTGCATCAACGAAGCTTTATTCAGCCATTAGGCCTGCGCTGCAAACAATCCAATCAGCCATTTCACGGTTTGAGCCGTTTCACGAAAGGCGATGCCCAATTCGAGATACTGGGGCGCAGTGCCCCGAACCGTTACGATCTCAGTGTCAAAATCGGCAAATCCATCAGCATCGACGCAACCATAACAGCACCAGACACCCTTGAGCCCACTGCCCTGTGTACCCACACCGGATATAACGGCTGGGCCTATACCCAAAAGCTCAACACGCTCTCCGTAGAGGGCTATATCCACTGGAAACAACACACTCTGGCACTGGAGCAAGACCGATGCCTGGCCAGCAGCGACTGGAGCTGTGGCTATATGCGACGGGAAACCGCCTGGAACTGGGCCAGCATCAGCGCTTTTCTGCCAGATCAAACGCGCCTGGGTCTGAACCTGGCATGCGGTGTTAACGAAACCAGTTTCAATGAAAACACCTTATGGATAAATGGAACCGCACACGAGCTTGAATCCGCCGTGTTCGAGTTTGATCGTAAAAATCGTATGGCCCCATGGCAGATCACCACTCGAGATCGCAAAGTTGAGTTAACCTTTGTGCCGGAAGCCCGCCATGAGGAAAAAGTGAACGCGTATCTGGTTGCATCCAATTTTTCGCAACTGCCCGGTCGATATTATGGAACCGTTCAAGATCGCGACTGTCACACCTATAAGCTTGATGGGGTGTACGGCTTAGCCGAGGATCACTATGCCAAATGGTGA
- a CDS encoding SDR family oxidoreductase produces the protein MTSVRFDERVVIVTGAGNGLGKSHALEFARRGAKVVVNDLGGSAFGDGASKSAADLVVDEIIAAGGEAVANYDSVTDGEKIVQSALDNFGRIDVVINNAGILRDKSFIKMTEDDWDLVYQVHVKGAFKVSHAAWPYMREAEYGRLIFTASAAGIYGNFGQANYSMAKLGLHGLSQTLAIEGKKANILVNTIAPIAGSRLTETILPPPLVEQLKPEFVTPLVVKLCDENSHDTGGLYEVGAGWMGQLRWERSKGVGFNLGNGISAEDVNDNWAAITGFDNADHPRSGQEAMMAMMQNLQNR, from the coding sequence ATGACATCGGTACGATTCGACGAACGTGTCGTCATAGTAACGGGCGCAGGTAACGGCCTGGGCAAAAGCCACGCTCTGGAATTCGCCCGCCGAGGCGCTAAAGTCGTTGTCAACGATTTAGGTGGCAGCGCCTTCGGCGATGGTGCCAGTAAAAGCGCAGCGGATCTGGTGGTGGATGAAATCATCGCCGCCGGGGGCGAAGCCGTGGCCAACTACGATTCTGTCACCGATGGCGAAAAAATCGTTCAATCCGCACTGGATAACTTTGGTCGTATTGATGTGGTCATTAACAACGCAGGCATTCTGCGTGATAAAAGCTTTATCAAAATGACCGAGGATGACTGGGACCTGGTCTATCAAGTACACGTAAAGGGCGCCTTTAAGGTCAGCCACGCGGCGTGGCCTTATATGCGCGAAGCGGAATACGGCCGCCTGATCTTTACAGCCTCCGCTGCTGGTATTTACGGCAACTTTGGCCAAGCCAACTACAGCATGGCCAAACTGGGTCTGCACGGCCTGAGCCAGACACTGGCTATCGAAGGCAAAAAGGCAAATATATTGGTCAATACCATTGCACCCATCGCTGGATCAAGGCTCACAGAAACCATACTTCCACCACCGCTGGTAGAACAACTAAAACCGGAATTCGTTACTCCTCTGGTGGTAAAACTTTGCGATGAGAACAGTCACGATACTGGTGGCCTATATGAGGTTGGGGCTGGTTGGATGGGCCAGCTGCGCTGGGAGCGCAGCAAAGGCGTCGGCTTCAATCTTGGTAATGGCATCAGCGCCGAAGACGTTAACGACAACTGGGCCGCCATCACCGGTTTCGACAACGCAGACCACCCCCGCAGCGGGCAGGAAGCCATGATGGCAATGATGCAAAACCTGCAGAATCGCTGA
- a CDS encoding ATP-binding SpoIIE family protein phosphatase, translating to MKILVVDDTEANRKLLAWMLEDDGHTVIEAVNGQQAVELFKESEPDLVLMDVMMPVMDGFEATQAIKEYLGGTHVPIIFLTALSDDASLTKCLSIGGDDFLSKPINEQVLQAKIKAHTRIKDLTEQLKRQNKELTLMHQFTLREHEIAKNVFDSALAASILDSKNTRHYISPAATFNGDLLLVSISPSGGLYAMMADFTGHGLPAAIGALPVSQAFLEAAQQGASVSSIARELNSTLEKFLPDDMFAAAAIAELNADGSRLTLWLGGMPDAILTDSSGKLKQLIESTHMPLGILEDEEFEREANILEVVSGDRLYLYTDGIPESLNPQGEMYGEERLLKHFDGSSNDPVKHLIDEVNAFTGNKDQNDDITLLELTCKPVEANITGDASVLTLNHALPWKFRMSLTAEELRKPTSPVGQIVDMIAAAPGIESHKDYLHTIMAELFSNALEHGVLGLSSELKKTEDGYLEYYQQREEKLQALQSGQLDITITFRTEGPKGYLTLRLDDSGPGFDFENRNHSGDDDSFGRGVDLIETLCEKVTYSQGGTRVEAEYTIYT from the coding sequence ATGAAAATTCTGGTGGTGGACGACACCGAAGCCAATCGCAAACTATTGGCTTGGATGCTTGAAGACGATGGCCATACAGTAATAGAAGCCGTTAATGGTCAACAGGCCGTAGAATTATTCAAGGAATCCGAACCTGACCTGGTGCTCATGGACGTCATGATGCCGGTGATGGATGGTTTTGAGGCCACCCAGGCCATAAAGGAATACCTGGGCGGCACCCACGTCCCCATTATTTTTCTCACCGCCCTCTCCGACGATGCATCTCTCACCAAATGCCTTTCTATCGGCGGTGATGACTTCCTCAGCAAACCTATTAACGAACAGGTTTTACAGGCAAAAATCAAAGCTCATACCCGTATTAAGGATTTGACCGAACAGCTGAAACGACAAAACAAAGAACTGACCTTAATGCATCAGTTCACATTGCGAGAGCACGAAATCGCCAAGAACGTGTTCGATAGCGCGCTGGCCGCCAGCATTCTAGACAGTAAAAACACGCGCCATTACATCTCTCCGGCAGCCACCTTTAACGGAGATCTGCTGCTTGTTTCCATCAGCCCCTCCGGTGGCCTTTACGCCATGATGGCCGACTTCACAGGCCATGGCTTACCCGCAGCGATTGGCGCGCTGCCCGTCTCCCAGGCGTTTCTGGAAGCAGCCCAACAAGGAGCTTCCGTCAGCAGCATCGCCAGAGAATTAAACAGTACACTAGAAAAGTTTCTACCTGACGACATGTTTGCTGCCGCAGCCATCGCAGAACTGAACGCCGATGGCAGCAGGCTTACACTGTGGCTGGGCGGCATGCCTGATGCCATACTCACCGATTCGAGTGGAAAGCTAAAACAACTGATCGAATCCACTCACATGCCACTGGGCATACTAGAAGACGAAGAATTCGAACGGGAAGCCAACATTCTGGAGGTCGTCAGCGGCGACCGCCTCTATTTGTACACCGACGGCATCCCCGAATCCCTGAACCCACAGGGAGAAATGTACGGCGAAGAACGACTGCTAAAACATTTTGATGGCAGCTCCAACGATCCAGTCAAACACCTTATCGACGAAGTTAACGCATTTACCGGCAACAAAGATCAAAACGATGACATCACTCTGCTGGAGTTGACCTGCAAACCGGTGGAAGCCAACATCACAGGTGACGCCTCAGTACTGACGCTGAATCACGCCCTGCCCTGGAAATTCAGAATGTCGCTCACGGCAGAAGAGCTGCGCAAGCCAACCTCCCCTGTCGGACAAATAGTCGATATGATCGCGGCCGCCCCTGGTATCGAATCCCACAAAGACTATCTGCACACCATCATGGCAGAGCTATTCTCAAACGCTTTAGAACACGGGGTGTTGGGGCTAAGCTCAGAGCTTAAAAAAACCGAAGACGGATACCTGGAATACTACCAACAACGCGAAGAAAAACTGCAAGCACTGCAAAGCGGTCAACTGGACATCACCATCACTTTCCGCACCGAAGGCCCAAAAGGCTACCTCACTTTGCGGCTGGATGATTCCGGCCCCGGCTTTGACTTTGAAAACCGCAACCACTCAGGCGATGATGATTCATTCGGTCGCGGGGTTGACCTGATAGAAACGCTCTGCGAAAAAGTTACCTATAGCCAGGGCGGCACACGAGTAGAAGCAGAATACACCATCTACACCTGA
- a CDS encoding STAS domain-containing protein — protein sequence MPVESTSSSDGKTITIGISGRFDFEIVQEFRAAYGEKKDVDFVIDMRATEHMDSSALGMLLNMRKSLGDSAKIAIINCRPQIKKILTISRFDKKFDIE from the coding sequence ATGCCTGTTGAAAGCACCTCATCCAGCGATGGCAAAACCATCACCATCGGCATCAGTGGCCGTTTCGACTTCGAAATTGTGCAGGAATTCCGCGCTGCATATGGCGAGAAAAAAGACGTCGACTTTGTTATCGATATGCGCGCTACCGAGCACATGGACAGCTCTGCCCTGGGCATGCTGCTGAACATGCGTAAAAGCCTGGGCGACAGCGCCAAAATCGCGATCATCAACTGTCGACCGCAGATCAAAAAAATACTGACCATTTCGAGATTCGATAAAAAGTTCGACATCGAGTAA
- a CDS encoding methyl-accepting chemotaxis protein, whose product MQYVSLLIDVSEKSVQAVHHIGDMVSELDQMFSLLADIRTIAEQTNLLALNAAIEAARAGEAGRGFAVVADEVRKLSQDTNRLSDQIRNRGEVTKSTVTMVREIVGAIASLDLNDAINAKGHVDNMLQGLEETNQHISSTMDQLNSLNVDVNRHVSTAVQAMQFEDIITQIISEISQDLERLDSVNLVLGDVCASANIQENHMDRVSKLENVLAVKKKQSIMRDSVNDASAEGNIDLF is encoded by the coding sequence ATGCAATACGTATCGTTGTTGATTGATGTGAGCGAAAAGAGTGTTCAGGCAGTTCATCACATTGGCGACATGGTGAGCGAACTGGATCAAATGTTCTCGCTTCTGGCAGACATTCGCACCATTGCCGAACAAACCAACTTGCTGGCTCTAAACGCAGCCATTGAAGCGGCCCGCGCCGGGGAAGCCGGTCGCGGCTTTGCCGTGGTAGCCGATGAAGTGCGTAAACTCTCCCAGGACACAAACCGTCTTAGCGATCAGATCCGTAACCGTGGCGAAGTCACCAAATCCACAGTCACCATGGTACGTGAAATTGTAGGGGCTATCGCCTCACTGGATCTGAACGACGCCATCAATGCCAAGGGGCACGTCGACAATATGCTGCAGGGTTTAGAAGAAACCAATCAACATATTTCCAGCACCATGGATCAACTTAACTCGCTGAACGTGGACGTCAATCGCCATGTCAGCACTGCAGTGCAGGCCATGCAATTTGAAGACATCATTACCCAGATCATCTCAGAAATCAGCCAGGATCTGGAACGGTTGGACTCCGTCAACCTCGTATTAGGTGACGTTTGCGCATCCGCCAACATTCAAGAAAACCACATGGACCGAGTATCCAAGTTGGAAAATGTACTCGCAGTGAAGAAAAAACAGTCCATAATGCGGGATAGCGTCAACGACGCATCCGCAGAGGGCAATATCGATCTTTTCTAA
- a CDS encoding DUF503 domain-containing protein: MTDTACILYSELEIHIPYSQSLKDKRQVVNRFRDRIRNQFNASVAEVGSLEDWQRAGIAIVMVGNSRTHLDRQLSALQAHALEIVDGEIQWHSREWL, translated from the coding sequence ATGACGGATACGGCGTGCATACTTTATTCTGAGTTGGAAATTCATATCCCCTATAGCCAATCCCTCAAGGATAAGCGACAGGTGGTGAACCGCTTCCGTGACCGGATACGCAATCAGTTCAATGCATCGGTGGCAGAAGTTGGGAGCCTGGAAGACTGGCAGCGAGCGGGCATCGCCATCGTCATGGTGGGAAACAGCCGCACCCACCTTGATAGACAGCTCAGTGCGTTGCAGGCACACGCTTTGGAAATCGTGGATGGGGAAATTCAGTGGCACTCAAGAGAATGGCTCTGA
- a CDS encoding thioesterase family protein, producing the protein MSEFWDDTAVERVADNILKANVTDRWSVNGIPNGGYMMSIAARAFSESLSHPDPLTITGHYVEKAMVGPADLHLEVIRQGNTVSTAALKFVQEGKERVRFTATYGDLEETSGVTWVGDQPPEIQREKCLTSPRFLAIHERVELLFSPVTADWLRGKTADRMDHELMAFLRDGTEPDVMSLPFFADCVPPTTFSKFGAVGWVPTLELTVHVRAKPAPGLLTARFRTRYLINGLMEEDGEIWDSRGELVALSRQLAKYRGGAL; encoded by the coding sequence ATGAGTGAGTTTTGGGACGATACGGCGGTTGAGCGTGTTGCCGACAATATCTTGAAGGCTAATGTAACCGACCGTTGGAGCGTGAATGGCATCCCCAATGGCGGTTATATGATGTCGATTGCGGCAAGGGCATTTAGTGAATCATTGTCGCACCCCGACCCTTTGACCATCACCGGGCATTATGTTGAGAAGGCTATGGTGGGGCCAGCGGATCTGCACTTAGAGGTGATTCGGCAGGGTAATACGGTATCCACGGCGGCACTGAAGTTTGTGCAGGAAGGCAAAGAGCGAGTACGTTTCACCGCGACCTACGGAGACTTGGAAGAAACCAGTGGTGTCACTTGGGTTGGTGATCAGCCGCCAGAGATTCAGCGGGAGAAATGCCTGACGTCGCCGCGTTTTCTGGCAATACACGAGCGGGTAGAGCTATTGTTCTCGCCTGTTACTGCAGATTGGTTGCGGGGAAAAACCGCTGATCGTATGGATCACGAGCTGATGGCTTTTTTGCGTGACGGCACTGAGCCTGATGTGATGTCTCTGCCGTTTTTTGCTGATTGTGTGCCGCCGACGACGTTTTCAAAGTTTGGGGCAGTGGGGTGGGTGCCTACCTTGGAGTTAACGGTACATGTGCGCGCCAAACCTGCACCCGGGTTGTTGACTGCTCGATTTCGAACCCGTTATCTGATTAATGGGTTGATGGAAGAAGATGGTGAGATCTGGGATTCGCGGGGTGAGTTGGTGGCGTTGAGTCGCCAGTTGGCTAAGTATAGAGGTGGGGCGCTTTAG
- a CDS encoding histidine phosphatase family protein: MTIYLVRHGEAAASWQHNPDPGLSERGRAQAQSLLPFFAHRKIEHLISSPLLRTRETALPLGQSTRLAVQLNDAFREIPTPVNISLENRLAWLQGCANSPWSDAGTVLLDWRHSILKSLRDAPDNTVIFTHFMVMNAVVGALRGAPNLVCYQPDYCSVVSLERQATGLHLISLGQEAQSRVL, translated from the coding sequence ATGACAATCTATTTGGTACGACATGGCGAGGCAGCGGCCTCCTGGCAACACAATCCTGATCCGGGTCTAAGCGAGCGGGGCAGAGCGCAAGCTCAGTCACTGCTGCCGTTCTTTGCGCACAGAAAGATTGAGCATCTTATATCCAGCCCCTTATTGCGCACCCGAGAGACGGCGTTGCCGCTGGGCCAGTCAACGCGTTTGGCTGTGCAGCTGAACGATGCTTTCCGTGAAATTCCAACGCCAGTAAACATTAGCCTGGAGAACCGTTTAGCTTGGCTACAGGGCTGTGCCAATAGCCCTTGGAGCGATGCTGGTACGGTGTTGCTCGACTGGCGACATTCCATCCTGAAGTCGTTACGGGATGCGCCTGACAACACCGTAATATTCACTCATTTTATGGTGATGAACGCGGTAGTGGGTGCGTTGCGTGGCGCGCCCAACTTAGTTTGTTATCAGCCGGACTATTGCTCGGTGGTTAGTCTTGAGAGGCAGGCAACTGGCCTGCATTTGATCAGTTTGGGGCAGGAGGCGCAGAGCCGCGTATTGTGA